TCCGCACGTGTGATCCATGCAAAGCATCGGCTAAACCTTGGCAAAAGGCATCAAGTCCTGCTTTGGTGGATCCATACACATAGTTCGCCCGGCGCGCCCGCCACCCAGCGATGGAAGAAAACGCCACGATTGCCGCCGGAGTAGTTTGTACGCGGAGCTCATCGGCTAAAACAGTCAGCATAGATACTTGAGCTGTGTAATCTACCGTGGCGATCGTCGTGGCGTGTGCTTCATCAGATTCTGCTTGTTCTTGGTTTCCTAGGATGCCAAAGGCCACCACGGCAAGGGAGATCTCCCCTGCTAGGTTTTTGGCCTTTTTCACAAGCTCACGGTGAGTACCTAGTTGGGTGGCATCAAAATGCAGCACATGAACAGACGTTGCACCGAGCTTGTTCAGATCAGCTACCAAAGCGCTTGTTGCCTCTGGTCGACGAGCCGCTAAAACAATATCGTGGCCTGCACAGGTAAGGGTGGCTATTTCACCTGCGATATCAGAGGTCGCCCCAATCAGCAGAATGCTCAACGCAGTTCCTTTGGCTGGTTGTTTAAGGTCTCGCACCCATCTTCGGTGACAACCACGATGTCTTCAATGCGTGCACCGTGGTGACCTTCAATATAGATGCCGGGCTCAATGGAAAATGCCATGCCAGGTTCTAACACGAGTGAGTTACCCGCCATAATGAAGGGCTCCTCATGGGTAGATAGACCAATGCCGTGTCCAGTGCGGTGGATGAAGTACTCACCGTATCCTGCTGCAGCAATATGATCACGAGCTACCGCATCGACAGATTCTGCGGTTACACCAGGGCGAACATGAGCAACGGCAGCTAGCTGTGCTTCGTAGAGCACCTGGTAGAACTTGGTGAATTCTTCATCTGCGTCCTCAGGGTTGCCGCCCACGACGTAGGTGCGTGTGCAATCAGAGTGGTAGCCCGGTCCAAAAGTACCTCCGATATCCACGACAACGATATCGCCGTTGCGCAGCACTCGATCAGAGAAACTGTGGTGCGGGTTTGCACCGTTTTCAGCTGAACCCACGATCACGAAGTCCACCTCGGAGTGTTCTTCGAGGATCAGATCGTTTAATTGGGCTGCTACGTCTGCCTCAGTGCGTCCTGCTTCAAGAAGCCCTGGAACTTGAGCGTGTACCCGGTCAATGGCTGCACCGGCGCCGCGCAGCTGATCGATTTCTGCCTCGTCTTTAGAGACAAAGAGTTCTTTCAATACCTCTACTGCCAGTTCCATGCGGCACGTTGATCCCACCAAGTTGTGGATCGGAATGAGGTGATCTGCCGTAATCGAGGAACCAATACCCAGTGCGGTGACTGTTGAAACACCAAGTGCTTTTACTGCCAACTCATGGGCATCATCGCCGTCAACCCAACCAGCCACGTTAATCTCCAAGTCAGGGATCGCAGATAGTGCCAGATCTCCTCGGTCAACGGCTGGGAGGATGATGGTTGCTGTACCTGTAGCGGGGACAACCAACGCAGTGAGACGCTCATGGGTGGAGATCCAACTACCAGTGAGATAGGCAAGTTCTGCGCCGGTGCCAATGATTAAACCATCTAGACCAGCAGTGCGTGCACCTTCTTGAGCACGAGCAAGACGTGACGCGTACACCGATGATGGGAAATTACTTGTTGAAGGGTCACTCATAATGTTTAACCCTAGTAGCCTTAACAGGTGTGCGATCAAACCACACTGTCAGAATCAAATCTGCTGGAAGCTATGCCAGCGGTCTGTTGATCACGAAAAAGCATGTCACAGACACCTTCGCTCCTTCTATGACATCTATTTCAGAACGGGCAACGTACATCCTCACGGCGGATCACTTTCTGCGCAGCTGTTCCAAAGTCATCTACATCAGGGGCCAAAACTTCACGGCTACTGCCACAACAAGTTTGTCCGTGTTTGGCACAGATCTCGGTTTGATCAAATTAGACGGTAAAGCACCAACAATGCCGCTTCCGCTTATTACAGACAAACCACTTCATGTGGGAAGTAAAACCATCACGTACGGTTTCGGTGGGCAGCCTTCAGCCACCACCCCTAAGGAAATCCATGGGCGGGTGATCTCTACAATCCCCTACGGTGTATCAAGAAATCGCATCACCAGAGTCCACCACGGTGTTTTGATCTATAACTCGCCGGAAAAGGCCGTTAAGGGTGATTCCGGTGGACCAGTGCTGGTTGATGGCCGTGTGGCTGGAATCCAATCAATGATCTCTGACCCCGGTGGCTTTAACACCGGGGTGGCAACCGCTGCGACATTAACCCAGCACTTACCCGCGCTGGCTCACGCCATGGACTTATTAGAGCACAACTAACAAGCCTTTAAGAACCAATAGCTACAACGCCGCGCCTAATAGCATCAATCGCCTGACGAGCAGCTCTCGTGGTGTCATCTTGATACGCAGTTTTGGCCACTTGTTCAAGAAGATCAATAACTTGGCGGCACCAACGCACAAAATCACCAGGGGTTAATTCCGCACCGTTTTCAGCTGCAGCAGCCATGCAATATCCCAGTGGCGCACCCGATGCCCACTGGTGGATAGCGGTAGCAAAACCAGCCTCAGGCTGGCGGGTAATAGGAAGTCGGTGACGACGTTCATCTTCTACCAACTCACCCCAAATCCGTTCCACACTGTTCATAGCATCAGCCATGTTTTCAGTAACGGCCTGCGCTTCCCCACCAGTTTCCCGACGGTTTTCAAACGTACACATGCTCACCACACCAGCAAGCTCTGCAGGATCAAGGTTGTCCCAAATGCCACGCTTGAGACATTGCGCCACCAACAGATCTGCCTCACTGTGGATTTTTGCCAAACGCTCGCCTTCATCAGTGATCACTGGGTTATCTGGATCTGTGTAATCCACATAATCCATTTCACTCAACAACGACAAGATGCGCTCAAAGGTCCTACCCAGAGTCTCCTTGGCTTTATCCACATTGCCCGTCAACCGAGCCAAATCACGTTCTTTACGGATCATGCGTTCCGCCGTACGCGCTAGGTGCTCACGATCAGGCCAATGA
Above is a genomic segment from Corynebacterium suranareeae containing:
- a CDS encoding SDR family oxidoreductase, whose product is MSILLIGATSDIAGEIATLTCAGHDIVLAARRPEATSALVADLNKLGATSVHVLHFDATQLGTHRELVKKAKNLAGEISLAVVAFGILGNQEQAESDEAHATTIATVDYTAQVSMLTVLADELRVQTTPAAIVAFSSIAGWRARRANYVYGSTKAGLDAFCQGLADALHGSHVRMIIARPGFVIGSMTTGMKPAPMSVYPHDVAKAVVDAYTTKKKSTTVWIPGRLRVLAWIMRMVPRPLWRKMPR
- a CDS encoding M24 family metallopeptidase is translated as MSDPSTSNFPSSVYASRLARAQEGARTAGLDGLIIGTGAELAYLTGSWISTHERLTALVVPATGTATIILPAVDRGDLALSAIPDLEINVAGWVDGDDAHELAVKALGVSTVTALGIGSSITADHLIPIHNLVGSTCRMELAVEVLKELFVSKDEAEIDQLRGAGAAIDRVHAQVPGLLEAGRTEADVAAQLNDLILEEHSEVDFVIVGSAENGANPHHSFSDRVLRNGDIVVVDIGGTFGPGYHSDCTRTYVVGGNPEDADEEFTKFYQVLYEAQLAAVAHVRPGVTAESVDAVARDHIAAAGYGEYFIHRTGHGIGLSTHEEPFIMAGNSLVLEPGMAFSIEPGIYIEGHHGARIEDIVVVTEDGCETLNNQPKELR
- a CDS encoding trypsin-like serine protease, with the translated sequence MRSNHTVRIKSAGSYASGLLITKKHVTDTFAPSMTSISERATYILTADHFLRSCSKVIYIRGQNFTATATTSLSVFGTDLGLIKLDGKAPTMPLPLITDKPLHVGSKTITYGFGGQPSATTPKEIHGRVISTIPYGVSRNRITRVHHGVLIYNSPEKAVKGDSGGPVLVDGRVAGIQSMISDPGGFNTGVATAATLTQHLPALAHAMDLLEHN